The Kribbella shirazensis genomic interval TCGACGTCCTCGAACAGCTCCCCGACGGCGCCGCCGTACTGCTCCAGAAGCCCCTCGGAAACCATCTCCCCGACGGCATCCGCACCCGCGAGGTCTGCCGCCGCAAGAATCTGGTCGCCGCGGTCAACACCCAGCTGCGATTCGCGCCGTACGTCGCGGTCGCGCGGAAGCTGATCGCCGACGGCACCATCGGCGAGCTGTACGACTTCGAGATCCGCGTCTCGGTGCGTACGCCGTGGGAGATGTTCCCGTACGTCCTCGAGCTCGACCGGCTCGAGATCAACATGCACAGCGTCCACTACCTCGACCTGATCCGCTCGTTCCTGGGCGATCCGACGGGCGTGTCCGCCGTGACCGTCCGGCACCCGGAGAAGTCCCATGCGAACAGCCGCTCCGACATCGCGCTGACGTACGGCGACCGGCCGGTACGGGTCGTCGTCTCGACGAATCACGATCACCAATTCGGTGAGCGGTATGAGGAGAGCTACGTCAAGTGGGAGGGCACGAAGGGCGCCGTACGGCTGCAGCTCGGTCTCCTGCTCGACTACCCGCGCGGAGGCGAGGACCGGCTCGAGGTGGTCACCGACGACCGGCTCGCGGAGGGCTGGCGGCCGGTGCCGTTCGAGGGCTCGTGGTTCCCGGACGCCTTCATCGGCTCGATGAGTGTCGTCCAGCGCTATCTCGAGGGCTCGATCCCGTCGCTGCCGACCTCGGTGGAGGACGTGTTCCGGACGATGGCGGTCGTCGAGGCGGCGTACGTGTCCGCCGCGCGCGGTGGCGAGCCGCCGCCGTACGACGACTGAGCCACCGATCGACGACCTGAGAGGACCAACCGAGTGGTGACCGAACTTCCCCTGACCGGGATCACTGTGCTGGACTTCAGCCAGTTCCTGGCCGGACCGGTGGCTGCGCTGCGCCTGGCCGACCTGGGCGCGCGGGTGATCAAGATCGAGCGCCCCGGCACCGGCGACGCCGGCCGGCAGCTGGCGTTCGCGGGCCGGATGGTGTCCGGCGACAGCATGTCGTTCCACGCGATGAACCGGAACAAGGAGAGCCTGGTCGCCGACCTGAAGGCGCCCGCGGACCTCGAGCGCGTGAAGAGCCTGGTCGCGGAGGCCGACGTCGTGGTCTCGAACTTCCGTCCCGGTGTGATGGAGCGGCTCGGCCTCGACTACGAGACGGTCCGGCGGATCAACCCCAGCATCGTCTACGGCAGCGTCAGCGG includes:
- a CDS encoding Gfo/Idh/MocA family protein, which codes for MDNEPTNLPEFTPHPGYTLAPPTTPRPIVIIGAGGIVRDAHLPAYHKAGFEIASITDLQRHRAQNLAAQYAVPQVYDDVAAAVAAAPDNAVFDVALPPEAHIDVLEQLPDGAAVLLQKPLGNHLPDGIRTREVCRRKNLVAAVNTQLRFAPYVAVARKLIADGTIGELYDFEIRVSVRTPWEMFPYVLELDRLEINMHSVHYLDLIRSFLGDPTGVSAVTVRHPEKSHANSRSDIALTYGDRPVRVVVSTNHDHQFGERYEESYVKWEGTKGAVRLQLGLLLDYPRGGEDRLEVVTDDRLAEGWRPVPFEGSWFPDAFIGSMSVVQRYLEGSIPSLPTSVEDVFRTMAVVEAAYVSAARGGEPPPYDD